In Harpia harpyja isolate bHarHar1 chromosome 18, bHarHar1 primary haplotype, whole genome shotgun sequence, a single genomic region encodes these proteins:
- the LOC128154037 gene encoding uncharacterized protein LOC128154037: MASAAGFAAVFYSEPAVLGLLANVVSAFLLCLQNFAVVHTGLGPQGAEDILAGVHLVLTGGFVQLLAGFLAFRKYDHLGGAAFLTFSALWSSYGATRIIAAAYPSLQNITLPSGNASHLLPTGMAHLSASQSAVAGLVAYISISFILSFCSATVNYIMPFIFGAIALALVFEAVALFGQWALVVSGVIELVIVMCGLYGAVALLLKGVTQRYVLPGFGHPLFNVLLLGSAQKSSSKAIGEEKKKNTKYAEPMALGNICDTVSPFLFAFYFFGYMKNFCVGAAWISIISSCQLLSSFYSYLRGDVYYTTKFGVHSLYWLVMSWEEFTLTTFLGLSKAQESRLGMFGAWFFLAIACMLFLMSTHKDTLEMLQNASFIILTAASIHQIPMPGAYLFLGAACSLCTALSMYATFASLINSIGEKALIPVGAQAMSSSALQTTLMTAKIFFTRSKNFPSGTRAEVPDALFYACNGLAAASAIQGTFSDPSRQQLSIPSVLIPGAIMQLYVCRIQVQGGRRFGCILPFCYAAFWGAWTWLRFAGHLVNISAGNSEGFTAGSIAFLVLNAFLIILASSFNVVLLCMTLAMELLTICFLLFTLENLPLPFEIVMLSIFSIVCFYGATASLANNMFGKDVMMMGPPLFTAETSKKDTEDPPPCVCPKSHCTSGLRTIADLLNRGAVCGVPTDTVYALAASCKHPQAIEKVYRIKDRPQEKPICIFISNLDQLRAAAPPISPLLWEFMENVYPGGIGCIIKKGEWLKKLGVGAGYSRVGTQDSIMIRVPDLTVLVHLIDMTGPLAITSANPSGEVDSTHHDMVISRLGHKLEGVLCDGESDEVVASTVVNCTKIDESGITIVREGCIPVGKVMQIFESVKNRAV; encoded by the exons ATGGCGAGCGCGGCGGGTTTCGCGGCCGTCTTTTACAGCGAGCCGGCGGTGCTGGGGCTCCTCGCGAACGTGGTCAGcgccttcctcctctgcctgcagaactTCGCCGTGGTGCACACCGGCCTCGGGCCGCAGGGAGCAGAGGACATCCTCGCAG GTGTCCACCTCGTCCTGACTGGAGGCTTCGTCCAGCTCCTGGCAGGATTTCTTGCCTTTCGGAAGTACGACCACCTCGGAGGCGCAGCCTTTCTCACCTTCTCCGCTCTGTGGAGTAGCTACGGGGCTACACGCATCATTGCAGCCGCCTACCCCTCCTTGCAGAACATAACGCTGCCCTCAGGGAACGCCAGCCACCTCCTGCCCACTGGCATGGCCCACCTCTCTGCCAGCCAAAGCGCGGTGGCTGGGCTGGTGGCCtacatttccatttcctttatCCTCTCTTTCTGCTCAGCCACAGTGAACTACATTATGCCCTTCATATTCGGGGCCATCGCACTTGCCCTGGTGTTCGAAGCTGTCGCACTGTTTGGCCAGTGGGCCCTGGTAGTGTCAGGTGTCATTGAGCTCGTCATTGTCATGTGTGGGTTGTATGGAGCGGTCGCTCTCCTGTTGAAGGGCGTCACACAACGGTACGTCCTTCCAGGCTTTGGGCATCCTCTCTTCAACGTCTTGCTACTGGGGTCAGCACAGAAGAGCTCTTCCAAGGCcattggggaagaaaagaaaaagaatacgAAGTATGCCGAGCCAATGGCCCTGGGCAACATCTGCGATACTGTCTCtccctttttatttgccttttacttCTTTGGGTACATGAAGAACTTCTGTGTCGGAGCAGCGTGGATATCCATCATCTCCAGCTGCCAGCTGCTGTCCAGCTTCTACAGTTATCTGAGAGGCGATGTCTACTACACTACCAAGTTTGGTGTCCACAGTCTCTACTGGCTGGTGATGTCTTGGGAAGAGTTTACGCTCACCACCTTCCTTGGGCTGTCCAAGGCTCAGGAAAGCAGGCTGGGAATGTTTGGAGCGTGGTTCTTCTTGGCCATTGCCTGCATGCTCTTTCTGATGTCAACCCACAAAGATACCCTGGAGATGCTGCAAAATGCCTCATTCATCATCCTCACAGCCGCCTCCATCCATCAGATCCCAATGCCAGGTGCTTACCTGTTCctgggggctgcctgcagcctttGCACTGCTCTCTCAATGTACGCCACTTTCGCCAGCCTTATCAACTCCATCGGGGAGAAGGCTTTGATTCCAGTTGGTGCCCAGGCTATGTCCAGCTCAGCTCTTCAAACCACCCTGATGACCGCCAAAATCTTCTTCACAAGGTCCAAGAATTTCCCAAGCGGCACCAGAGCTGAAGTGCCAGATGCCTTGTTCTATGCCTGCAATGGcctggctgcagcctctgccATCCAGGGTACTTTCAGTGACCCCAGCAGACAGCAACTCTCCATACCCTCCGTGCTCATCCCAGGAGCCATAATGCAGCTGTATGTCTGCAGGATCCAGGTTCAAGGAGGGAGAAGGTTTGGTTGCATTCTTCCATTCTGCTATGCTGCCTTCTGGGGAGCGTGGACCTGGCTTCGGTTTGCAG GCCACTTGGTGAACATCAGTGCGGGGAACAGTGAAGGATTCACTGCTGGTTCTATTGCCTTTTTGGTGCTCAAcgcttttttaattattttag CTTCCTCTTTTAATGTGGTGCTTCTCTGCATGACCCTTGCAATGGAGCTCTTGAccatttgttttctgctctttacATTGGAGAACCTCCCTTTGCCATTTGAAA ttgtgatgCTAAGCATCTTCAGCATCGTCTGTTTCTACGGAGCAACAGCATCACTTGCGAACAACATGTTTGGGAAGGATGTCATGATGATGGGACCCCCTCTGTTCACA GCTGAGACCTCTAAGAAGGACACCGAAGATCCTCCACCCTGCGTCTGCCCCAAGTCCCACTGTACAAGTGGCCTGAGGACCATTGCTGACTTGCTGAACAGAGGGGCCGTATGTGGGGTCCCGACGGACACCGTGTATGCTTTGGCAGCCTCCTGCAAACACCCTCAAGCCATCGAGAAGGTCTACAGAATCAAG GACAGGCCTCAAGAGAAGCCCATCTGCATCTTTATTTCAAACCTGGACCAGTTGCGAGCAGCTGCTCCCCCCATCAGCCCGCTGCTTTGGGAATTCATGGAAAATGTTTACCCTGGTGGCATCGGCTGCATTATCAAGAAAGGAGAGTGGCTGAagaagttag GGGTCGGAGCAGGCTACAGCAGAGTGGGAACTCAAGACAGTATCATGATCAGAGTGCCTGACCTGACTGTCCTGGTGCACCTCATTGACATGACGGGACCCTTGGCAATCACATCTGCTAATCCTAGTGGAGAGGTTGACAGCACACACCATGACATGGTCATCTC GCGTCTTGGTCATAAGCTGGAGGGTGTTCTCTGTGATGGAGAATCTGATGAGGTGGTGGCATCAACTGTGGTGAACTGCACGAAGATTGATGAAA GTGGCATCACCATTGTGAGAGAAGGCTGCATACCAGTGGGCAAGGTGATGCAGATATTTGAAAGCGTGAAGAACAGAGCAGTCTGA
- the LOC128154027 gene encoding uncharacterized protein LOC128154027 isoform X2 encodes MIKFKFLKSSHPERGSLLLAAHFYSVPRAVPLIPSTALGVLLLILSSLLAYAGIRRSLRNASLFLSLCLTISVFWCGYGVVFILGGQGVLNNTGDFHNALVPGLVTFTLALLIIAAVGFLCREVILAMIASAVSLASAHEVAMRYSTAFGSSAVACNYMIVCLVGSYFALGRILYFLTKEKIALPGTDLAKKKTHEQIQSTSGSMNPFAVTGLILNMLSASVFGCRLLGVTGKLFIGQVPWLWAAGIYQIGICILSYRAMDVLMATFFGFTSILKFAGGYCLLYPIWQLEEPSFPTPFLVVFSILFVVLALFLTLKSPVDGLYLLFYVAYCIALACRPKGFFEGGPQGVDVAIFAASALMTLIHLYNVKASAKIPTGKGAVKALLARSSFLKLREGADLHTPYLGYSKYADAEVLGYACSVLASFAITMTGDPQAPLATVVIPWVVVAGGILKLLGGSVAFARGKTLESSAFILYAVMWIIWGLTRYGGLYGTTRSFHAAVGIIAFMLFNGFIVFCTLFLSIAWFFYSLTFLLIAVSFLLDAIHALPAGYDIAATLIFGLVSFYCFLSALFNSIFEGSCLPMGRPIVQLSGVGGGMTKCLHLPARKASSVKRIADILKNGGTCGIPTDTVYVLVAACNRPDAVEKAHHSKRQAQDRPMSLWISSLKQLEPAKHLFSPLLWDFMEAAWPSSISLVVPRGEWVDFLGMKDSAKYVGTPQSIAIRIPDCSVTTHLIDLVGPIVVTSANPTGEADTTHHNQVYAKLGDKVDAVLCDGPSPENIASTVVDCTKIDSGNIGFFRVGIIPKSQVLQILEQVQKKHMLVPNSGICTTKGQEEHANHSHAVGNGVGTAASEETVPGQSPSDGCENHTRL; translated from the exons ATGATTAAGTTCAAGTTTCTTAAAAGTAGTCACCCAGAAAGAG GATCACTCTTGCTGGCAGCACATTTCTACAGTGTACCCAGAGCAGTCCCTCTGATCCCCAGCACAGCTCTAGGAGTCCTTCTGCTGATTTTATCGTCTCTTTTGGCGTATGCAG GAATTCGGAGAAGCCTAAGAAATGCCTCCCTGTTCTTGTCTCTCTGCCTGACCATCTCAGTGTTCTGGTGCGGCTATGGAGTGGTCTTCATCCTGGGAGGCCAAGGAGTTTTGAACAACACTGGTGATTTCCACAATGCCTTGGTGCCTGGCCTGGTCACGTTTACTTTGGCACTACTCATTATTGCAGCAGTGGGCTTCCTTTGCAGAGAGGTCATCCTAGCTATGATCGCTTCTGCTGTCTCACTTGCCAGTGCTCATGAAGTTGCCATGCGTTACAGCACAGCTTTCGGTTCCTCTGCCGTGGCTTGCAATTACATGATTGTCTGCTTGGTTGGTAGTTATTTTGCTCTGGGAAGGATTCTCTATTTCCTAACCAAAGAGAAAATTGCCCTCCCTGGCACAGATCTGGCCAAGAAAAAGACCCATGAACAGATCCAATCCACCAGTGGCAGCATGAATCCTTTTGCAGTCACTGGTCTTATCCTGAACATGCTGTCTGCCAGTGTCTTTGGCTGTAGGCTCCTGGGCGTTACTGGCAAACTATTTATCGGTCAAGTGCcctggctgtgggcagctgggaTCTACCAGATTGGCATCTGCATTTTATCATACCGTGCAATGGATGTACTAATGGCTACATTCTTTGGTTTCACTTCCATCCTGAAATTTGCTGGAGGCTATTGCCTTCTGTACCCAATCTGGCAACTGGAGGAGCCATCTTTCCCTACTCCATTCCTGGTGGTTTTCTCAATTCTCTTTGTTGTTTTAGCTCTTTTTCTCACTCTTAAGAGCCCAGTGGATGGCCTGTATTTGCTGTTTTATGTGGCCTACTGCATTGCATTAGCTTGCCGTCCCAAGGGATTTTTTGAAGGTGGACCCCAAGGCGTGGATGTGGCCATCTTTGCGGCCTCAGCCTTGATGACTCTAATTCACCTGTACAATGTGAAAGCAAGTGCCAAGATCCCAACAGGGAAGGGTGCTGTGAAGGCTCTACTTGCTCGCAGCAGTTTTCTGAAGCTTCGTGAAGGGGCAGACCTTCACACTCCCTACCTAGGGTATTCCAAGTACGCAGATGCAGAAGTACTTGGCTATGCATGCAGTGTCCTCGCTTCTTTTGCTATAACAATGACAGGGGACCCACAGGCTCCACTTGCTACTGTTGTAATTCCATGGGTAGTGGTAGCTGGTGGCATCCTTAAGCTTCTAGGCGGCTCAGTGGCCTTTGCCCGGGGTAAAACCCTGGAGAGCAGTGCCTTCATTCTCTATGCTGTCATGTGGATCATCTGGGGCTTGACAAGATACGGTGGCCTCTATGGCACTACCAGAAGCTTCCACGCAGCGGTAGGCATCATTGCTTTCATGCTCTTCAATGGCTTCATTGTCTTCTGCACGCTCTTCTTAAGCATCGCCTGGTTCTTTTACTCCCTCACTTTCTTGCTCATCGCCGTCAGCTTCTTGCTGGATGCCATCCATGCTCTTCCAGCAGGCTATGACATTGCTGCCACTCTCATCTTTGGTCTGGTCAGCTTTTACTGCTTCCTGTCTGCCCTTTTCAACAGCATCTTTGAGGGTTCCTGCTTACCAATGGGTAGACCCATTGTGCAGCTTAGTGGTGTGGGGGGAGGAATGACCAAGTGCCTTCACCTGCCTGCCAGGAAAGCTTCCTCAGTCAAAAGAATTGCAG ATATCCTGAAGAATGGAGGGACTTGCGGCATCCCCACAGATACTGTGTATGTGCTTGTGGCAGCCTGTAATCGGCCTGATGCTGTGGAGAAAGCTCACCA CTCCAAGCGCCAGGCTCAGGATCGCCCCATGTCACTCTGGATTTCTAGCCTAAAGCAACTGGAACCTGCAAAGCATTTGTTCAGTCCCCTCCTCTGGGACTTCATGGAGGCTGCCTGGCCATCTTCTATTAGCTTGGTGGTTCCCAGAG GTGAATGGGTGGACTTTCTGGGAATGAAGGACTCTGCTAAATACGTCGGTACCCCTCAGAGCATTGCCATCCGCATTCCTGACTGCTCTGTCACCACGCACCTCATCGACTTG GTTGGCCCCATTGTGGTCACGTCGGCTAACCCAACAGGAGAGGCAGACACAACACACCACAACCAAGTGTATGCCAAGCTGGGGGATAAG gtggATGCAGTTCTGTGTGATGGGCCTTCTCCAGAGAACATTGCTTCCACCGTTGTGGACTGCACCAAAATCGACAGTGGAAACATAGGATTCTTCAGAGTTGGTATCATCCCCAAGTCTCAG GTGCTGCAGATACTGGAGCAGGTGCAGAAGAAACACATGTTGGTTCCAAACAGTGGCATTTGCACCACAAAAGGCCAGGAAGAACACGCGAATCACAGCCACGCTGTGGGCAACGGGGTGGGCACGGCTGCCTCAGAAGAGACGGTGCCGGGGCAGTCCCCCAGTGATGGCTGCGAGAATCACACTCGCCTCTGA
- the LOC128154027 gene encoding uncharacterized protein LOC128154027 isoform X1 has translation MADRKAESLHSSIGLLGISAGSLLLAAHFYSVPRAVPLIPSTALGVLLLILSSLLAYAGIRRSLRNASLFLSLCLTISVFWCGYGVVFILGGQGVLNNTGDFHNALVPGLVTFTLALLIIAAVGFLCREVILAMIASAVSLASAHEVAMRYSTAFGSSAVACNYMIVCLVGSYFALGRILYFLTKEKIALPGTDLAKKKTHEQIQSTSGSMNPFAVTGLILNMLSASVFGCRLLGVTGKLFIGQVPWLWAAGIYQIGICILSYRAMDVLMATFFGFTSILKFAGGYCLLYPIWQLEEPSFPTPFLVVFSILFVVLALFLTLKSPVDGLYLLFYVAYCIALACRPKGFFEGGPQGVDVAIFAASALMTLIHLYNVKASAKIPTGKGAVKALLARSSFLKLREGADLHTPYLGYSKYADAEVLGYACSVLASFAITMTGDPQAPLATVVIPWVVVAGGILKLLGGSVAFARGKTLESSAFILYAVMWIIWGLTRYGGLYGTTRSFHAAVGIIAFMLFNGFIVFCTLFLSIAWFFYSLTFLLIAVSFLLDAIHALPAGYDIAATLIFGLVSFYCFLSALFNSIFEGSCLPMGRPIVQLSGVGGGMTKCLHLPARKASSVKRIADILKNGGTCGIPTDTVYVLVAACNRPDAVEKAHHSKRQAQDRPMSLWISSLKQLEPAKHLFSPLLWDFMEAAWPSSISLVVPRGEWVDFLGMKDSAKYVGTPQSIAIRIPDCSVTTHLIDLVGPIVVTSANPTGEADTTHHNQVYAKLGDKVDAVLCDGPSPENIASTVVDCTKIDSGNIGFFRVGIIPKSQVLQILEQVQKKHMLVPNSGICTTKGQEEHANHSHAVGNGVGTAASEETVPGQSPSDGCENHTRL, from the exons ATGGCAGATAGAAAAGCTGAGTCACTGCATTCCTCCATAGGGCTCTTGGGCATTTCCGCAG GATCACTCTTGCTGGCAGCACATTTCTACAGTGTACCCAGAGCAGTCCCTCTGATCCCCAGCACAGCTCTAGGAGTCCTTCTGCTGATTTTATCGTCTCTTTTGGCGTATGCAG GAATTCGGAGAAGCCTAAGAAATGCCTCCCTGTTCTTGTCTCTCTGCCTGACCATCTCAGTGTTCTGGTGCGGCTATGGAGTGGTCTTCATCCTGGGAGGCCAAGGAGTTTTGAACAACACTGGTGATTTCCACAATGCCTTGGTGCCTGGCCTGGTCACGTTTACTTTGGCACTACTCATTATTGCAGCAGTGGGCTTCCTTTGCAGAGAGGTCATCCTAGCTATGATCGCTTCTGCTGTCTCACTTGCCAGTGCTCATGAAGTTGCCATGCGTTACAGCACAGCTTTCGGTTCCTCTGCCGTGGCTTGCAATTACATGATTGTCTGCTTGGTTGGTAGTTATTTTGCTCTGGGAAGGATTCTCTATTTCCTAACCAAAGAGAAAATTGCCCTCCCTGGCACAGATCTGGCCAAGAAAAAGACCCATGAACAGATCCAATCCACCAGTGGCAGCATGAATCCTTTTGCAGTCACTGGTCTTATCCTGAACATGCTGTCTGCCAGTGTCTTTGGCTGTAGGCTCCTGGGCGTTACTGGCAAACTATTTATCGGTCAAGTGCcctggctgtgggcagctgggaTCTACCAGATTGGCATCTGCATTTTATCATACCGTGCAATGGATGTACTAATGGCTACATTCTTTGGTTTCACTTCCATCCTGAAATTTGCTGGAGGCTATTGCCTTCTGTACCCAATCTGGCAACTGGAGGAGCCATCTTTCCCTACTCCATTCCTGGTGGTTTTCTCAATTCTCTTTGTTGTTTTAGCTCTTTTTCTCACTCTTAAGAGCCCAGTGGATGGCCTGTATTTGCTGTTTTATGTGGCCTACTGCATTGCATTAGCTTGCCGTCCCAAGGGATTTTTTGAAGGTGGACCCCAAGGCGTGGATGTGGCCATCTTTGCGGCCTCAGCCTTGATGACTCTAATTCACCTGTACAATGTGAAAGCAAGTGCCAAGATCCCAACAGGGAAGGGTGCTGTGAAGGCTCTACTTGCTCGCAGCAGTTTTCTGAAGCTTCGTGAAGGGGCAGACCTTCACACTCCCTACCTAGGGTATTCCAAGTACGCAGATGCAGAAGTACTTGGCTATGCATGCAGTGTCCTCGCTTCTTTTGCTATAACAATGACAGGGGACCCACAGGCTCCACTTGCTACTGTTGTAATTCCATGGGTAGTGGTAGCTGGTGGCATCCTTAAGCTTCTAGGCGGCTCAGTGGCCTTTGCCCGGGGTAAAACCCTGGAGAGCAGTGCCTTCATTCTCTATGCTGTCATGTGGATCATCTGGGGCTTGACAAGATACGGTGGCCTCTATGGCACTACCAGAAGCTTCCACGCAGCGGTAGGCATCATTGCTTTCATGCTCTTCAATGGCTTCATTGTCTTCTGCACGCTCTTCTTAAGCATCGCCTGGTTCTTTTACTCCCTCACTTTCTTGCTCATCGCCGTCAGCTTCTTGCTGGATGCCATCCATGCTCTTCCAGCAGGCTATGACATTGCTGCCACTCTCATCTTTGGTCTGGTCAGCTTTTACTGCTTCCTGTCTGCCCTTTTCAACAGCATCTTTGAGGGTTCCTGCTTACCAATGGGTAGACCCATTGTGCAGCTTAGTGGTGTGGGGGGAGGAATGACCAAGTGCCTTCACCTGCCTGCCAGGAAAGCTTCCTCAGTCAAAAGAATTGCAG ATATCCTGAAGAATGGAGGGACTTGCGGCATCCCCACAGATACTGTGTATGTGCTTGTGGCAGCCTGTAATCGGCCTGATGCTGTGGAGAAAGCTCACCA CTCCAAGCGCCAGGCTCAGGATCGCCCCATGTCACTCTGGATTTCTAGCCTAAAGCAACTGGAACCTGCAAAGCATTTGTTCAGTCCCCTCCTCTGGGACTTCATGGAGGCTGCCTGGCCATCTTCTATTAGCTTGGTGGTTCCCAGAG GTGAATGGGTGGACTTTCTGGGAATGAAGGACTCTGCTAAATACGTCGGTACCCCTCAGAGCATTGCCATCCGCATTCCTGACTGCTCTGTCACCACGCACCTCATCGACTTG GTTGGCCCCATTGTGGTCACGTCGGCTAACCCAACAGGAGAGGCAGACACAACACACCACAACCAAGTGTATGCCAAGCTGGGGGATAAG gtggATGCAGTTCTGTGTGATGGGCCTTCTCCAGAGAACATTGCTTCCACCGTTGTGGACTGCACCAAAATCGACAGTGGAAACATAGGATTCTTCAGAGTTGGTATCATCCCCAAGTCTCAG GTGCTGCAGATACTGGAGCAGGTGCAGAAGAAACACATGTTGGTTCCAAACAGTGGCATTTGCACCACAAAAGGCCAGGAAGAACACGCGAATCACAGCCACGCTGTGGGCAACGGGGTGGGCACGGCTGCCTCAGAAGAGACGGTGCCGGGGCAGTCCCCCAGTGATGGCTGCGAGAATCACACTCGCCTCTGA